In Nothobranchius furzeri strain GRZ-AD chromosome 18, NfurGRZ-RIMD1, whole genome shotgun sequence, a single genomic region encodes these proteins:
- the syt16 gene encoding synaptotagmin-16 isoform X3, which yields MASDITPEAIGFLSAVGVFIVALALLFLFINKKLCFSHVGGLPCLEQRGRHKKGRFGVLQGLVNSYGEEDEYITSSSDSDDEILKQFEISVSRSQSFRSAAACTTLELTHKAQLQLGRCHKFTRLSDQEEGSTEPSDCEEMEASGQKSFLDPLCVLAEKSERTSTLFLDKAAGVEASVAKDSPTLSMSRQAADGSEDAENPLDCDKTDVPDSSSTLDPELTPSPCDDAASQPVCSSPRTPISTCGDLVLSLEYRPESERLLVTIITARDIPDKARSGMDSWQVHMVLLPSKKQRHRTSVQKGSLPQFNETFRFSRLEPSDLQLSAIRFRLYAVGGRMSRERMMGEKVLRLGGLDTDRSTMEVTLVLEPRSNLKSLDSQLSLSAVSQSDSASSTQSLTHGGVPELLVGLSYNATTGRMSVELIKGSHFRNLAINKPPDTYGRLTLLNSVGQEISRCKTSVRRGQPNPVYKETFVFQVALFQLSDVTLLISIFNRRSMKRKEMVGWVALGQNSSGEEEQLHWLDMKESHGQQVCRWHVLLEA from the exons TCACCCCAGAGGCCATCGGCTTCCTGTCCGCGGTGGGTGTCTTCATCGTGGCCTTggccctcctcttcctcttcatcaataagaaactCTGCTTCTCTCATGTCGGTGGGTTGCCCTGTTTAGAGCAACGTGGACGCCACAAGAAGGGACGGTTCGGTGTCCTCCAGGGACTCG TGAACAGTTATGGGGAAGAAGACGAGTACATCACCAGCTCCTCCGACAGCGATGACGAGATCCTGAAGCAGTTTGAGATTTCCGTGTCGCGCTCGCAGAGCTTTCGCTCTGCAGCAGCTTGCACCACTTTGGAGTTGACCCACAAGGCTCAGCTACAGCTCGGTCGGTGCCACAAGTTCACTCGCTTGTCTGACCAGGAGGAGGGCAGCACGGAACCGTCAGACTGTGAAG AAATGGAGGCTTCAGGCCAGAAGTCCTTCCTGGACCCACTCTGTGTGCTGGCAGAAAAGAGCGAGAGGACGTCCACGCTGTTTTTGGACAAAGCTGCTGGAGTGGAAGCATCAGTGGCTAAGGACAGTCCCACCCTGAGTATGAGCCGACAGGCTGCAGATGGAAGCGAGGATGCGGAGAACCCTCTGGACTGTGACAAAACAGACGTCCCAGACAGTTCCTCCACTTTGGACCCAGAG CTAACGCCATCTCCTTGTGATGACGCTGCCTCTCAGCCAGTCTGCTCCTCCCCTCGAACCCCCATCTCTACATGTGGAGACCTGGTCCTCTCTCTGGAGTACCGGCCCGAATCGGAGAGGCTGCTGGTCACCATCATCACGGCCCGTGACATTCCTGACAAGGCTCGCAGTGGGATGGACTCTTGGCAGGTGCACATGGTCCTGCTGCCCTCCAAGAAGCAACGCCACAGGACGTCTGTGCAGAAAGGCTCACTGCCGCAGTTCAACGAGACGTTCCGCTTCTCCCGTTTAGAGCCGTCTGACCTGCAGCTGTCCGCCATCCGGTTCAGGCTGTACGCCGTGGGGGGGAGGATGTCCCGTGAGAGAATGATGGGGGAGAAGGTCCTTCGCCTAGGGGGGCTTGACACAGACAGGAGCACAATGGAGGTAACGCTGGTTCTGGAGCCCCGAAGTAATCTTAAG AGTTTGGACTCCCAGCTGAGTTTATCAGCTGTGTCTCAGAGTGACAGCGCCTCGTCCACTCAGTCCCTGACTCACGGTGGTGTCCCCGAGCTGCTGGTTGGTCTCTCCTACAACGCCACCACAGGACGCATGTCTGTGGAGCTCATCAAAGGGAGCCACTTCAGAAACCTGGCCATCAACAAACCTCCAG ACACGTACGGACGTCTGACTCTGCTGAACTCTGTGGGTCAGGAAATCTCTCGCTGTAAGACGTCGGTGCGCCGTGGACAGCCCAACCCCGTCTACAAGGAGACATTTGTCTTCCAGGTGGCTCTCTTCCAGCTGTCTGACGTCACGCTGCTGATCTCCATCTTCAACCGCCGCAGCATGAAACGCAAAGAGATGGTGGGCTGGGTGGCGCTGGGCCAGAACAGCAGCGGCGAGGAGGAACAGCTCCACTGGCTGGACATGAAGGAGAGCCACGGCCAGCAGGTCTGCCGCTGGCACGTCCTGCTGGAGGCGTAG
- the syt16 gene encoding synaptotagmin-16 isoform X1 gives MASDSCLFVWSDQCVIVCPLSLSLLLPVTPEAIGFLSAVGVFIVALALLFLFINKKLCFSHVGGLPCLEQRGRHKKGRFGVLQGLVNSYGEEDEYITSSSDSDDEILKQFEISVSRSQSFRSAAACTTLELTHKAQLQLGRCHKFTRLSDQEEGSTEPSDCEEMEASGQKSFLDPLCVLAEKSERTSTLFLDKAAGVEASVAKDSPTLSMSRQAADGSEDAENPLDCDKTDVPDSSSTLDPELTPSPCDDAASQPVCSSPRTPISTCGDLVLSLEYRPESERLLVTIITARDIPDKARSGMDSWQVHMVLLPSKKQRHRTSVQKGSLPQFNETFRFSRLEPSDLQLSAIRFRLYAVGGRMSRERMMGEKVLRLGGLDTDRSTMEVTLVLEPRSNLKSLDSQLSLSAVSQSDSASSTQSLTHGGVPELLVGLSYNATTGRMSVELIKGSHFRNLAINKPPDTYGRLTLLNSVGQEISRCKTSVRRGQPNPVYKETFVFQVALFQLSDVTLLISIFNRRSMKRKEMVGWVALGQNSSGEEEQLHWLDMKESHGQQVCRWHVLLEA, from the exons gcTGTCTGTTTGTGTGGTCTGATCAGTGTGTCATTGTATGTCCCCTCTCGCTCTCCCTCCTCCTGCCAGTCACCCCAGAGGCCATCGGCTTCCTGTCCGCGGTGGGTGTCTTCATCGTGGCCTTggccctcctcttcctcttcatcaataagaaactCTGCTTCTCTCATGTCGGTGGGTTGCCCTGTTTAGAGCAACGTGGACGCCACAAGAAGGGACGGTTCGGTGTCCTCCAGGGACTCG TGAACAGTTATGGGGAAGAAGACGAGTACATCACCAGCTCCTCCGACAGCGATGACGAGATCCTGAAGCAGTTTGAGATTTCCGTGTCGCGCTCGCAGAGCTTTCGCTCTGCAGCAGCTTGCACCACTTTGGAGTTGACCCACAAGGCTCAGCTACAGCTCGGTCGGTGCCACAAGTTCACTCGCTTGTCTGACCAGGAGGAGGGCAGCACGGAACCGTCAGACTGTGAAG AAATGGAGGCTTCAGGCCAGAAGTCCTTCCTGGACCCACTCTGTGTGCTGGCAGAAAAGAGCGAGAGGACGTCCACGCTGTTTTTGGACAAAGCTGCTGGAGTGGAAGCATCAGTGGCTAAGGACAGTCCCACCCTGAGTATGAGCCGACAGGCTGCAGATGGAAGCGAGGATGCGGAGAACCCTCTGGACTGTGACAAAACAGACGTCCCAGACAGTTCCTCCACTTTGGACCCAGAG CTAACGCCATCTCCTTGTGATGACGCTGCCTCTCAGCCAGTCTGCTCCTCCCCTCGAACCCCCATCTCTACATGTGGAGACCTGGTCCTCTCTCTGGAGTACCGGCCCGAATCGGAGAGGCTGCTGGTCACCATCATCACGGCCCGTGACATTCCTGACAAGGCTCGCAGTGGGATGGACTCTTGGCAGGTGCACATGGTCCTGCTGCCCTCCAAGAAGCAACGCCACAGGACGTCTGTGCAGAAAGGCTCACTGCCGCAGTTCAACGAGACGTTCCGCTTCTCCCGTTTAGAGCCGTCTGACCTGCAGCTGTCCGCCATCCGGTTCAGGCTGTACGCCGTGGGGGGGAGGATGTCCCGTGAGAGAATGATGGGGGAGAAGGTCCTTCGCCTAGGGGGGCTTGACACAGACAGGAGCACAATGGAGGTAACGCTGGTTCTGGAGCCCCGAAGTAATCTTAAG AGTTTGGACTCCCAGCTGAGTTTATCAGCTGTGTCTCAGAGTGACAGCGCCTCGTCCACTCAGTCCCTGACTCACGGTGGTGTCCCCGAGCTGCTGGTTGGTCTCTCCTACAACGCCACCACAGGACGCATGTCTGTGGAGCTCATCAAAGGGAGCCACTTCAGAAACCTGGCCATCAACAAACCTCCAG ACACGTACGGACGTCTGACTCTGCTGAACTCTGTGGGTCAGGAAATCTCTCGCTGTAAGACGTCGGTGCGCCGTGGACAGCCCAACCCCGTCTACAAGGAGACATTTGTCTTCCAGGTGGCTCTCTTCCAGCTGTCTGACGTCACGCTGCTGATCTCCATCTTCAACCGCCGCAGCATGAAACGCAAAGAGATGGTGGGCTGGGTGGCGCTGGGCCAGAACAGCAGCGGCGAGGAGGAACAGCTCCACTGGCTGGACATGAAGGAGAGCCACGGCCAGCAGGTCTGCCGCTGGCACGTCCTGCTGGAGGCGTAG
- the syt16 gene encoding synaptotagmin-16 isoform X2: MASSGASAAGYITPEAIGFLSAVGVFIVALALLFLFINKKLCFSHVGGLPCLEQRGRHKKGRFGVLQGLVNSYGEEDEYITSSSDSDDEILKQFEISVSRSQSFRSAAACTTLELTHKAQLQLGRCHKFTRLSDQEEGSTEPSDCEEMEASGQKSFLDPLCVLAEKSERTSTLFLDKAAGVEASVAKDSPTLSMSRQAADGSEDAENPLDCDKTDVPDSSSTLDPELTPSPCDDAASQPVCSSPRTPISTCGDLVLSLEYRPESERLLVTIITARDIPDKARSGMDSWQVHMVLLPSKKQRHRTSVQKGSLPQFNETFRFSRLEPSDLQLSAIRFRLYAVGGRMSRERMMGEKVLRLGGLDTDRSTMEVTLVLEPRSNLKSLDSQLSLSAVSQSDSASSTQSLTHGGVPELLVGLSYNATTGRMSVELIKGSHFRNLAINKPPDTYGRLTLLNSVGQEISRCKTSVRRGQPNPVYKETFVFQVALFQLSDVTLLISIFNRRSMKRKEMVGWVALGQNSSGEEEQLHWLDMKESHGQQVCRWHVLLEA; the protein is encoded by the exons TCACCCCAGAGGCCATCGGCTTCCTGTCCGCGGTGGGTGTCTTCATCGTGGCCTTggccctcctcttcctcttcatcaataagaaactCTGCTTCTCTCATGTCGGTGGGTTGCCCTGTTTAGAGCAACGTGGACGCCACAAGAAGGGACGGTTCGGTGTCCTCCAGGGACTCG TGAACAGTTATGGGGAAGAAGACGAGTACATCACCAGCTCCTCCGACAGCGATGACGAGATCCTGAAGCAGTTTGAGATTTCCGTGTCGCGCTCGCAGAGCTTTCGCTCTGCAGCAGCTTGCACCACTTTGGAGTTGACCCACAAGGCTCAGCTACAGCTCGGTCGGTGCCACAAGTTCACTCGCTTGTCTGACCAGGAGGAGGGCAGCACGGAACCGTCAGACTGTGAAG AAATGGAGGCTTCAGGCCAGAAGTCCTTCCTGGACCCACTCTGTGTGCTGGCAGAAAAGAGCGAGAGGACGTCCACGCTGTTTTTGGACAAAGCTGCTGGAGTGGAAGCATCAGTGGCTAAGGACAGTCCCACCCTGAGTATGAGCCGACAGGCTGCAGATGGAAGCGAGGATGCGGAGAACCCTCTGGACTGTGACAAAACAGACGTCCCAGACAGTTCCTCCACTTTGGACCCAGAG CTAACGCCATCTCCTTGTGATGACGCTGCCTCTCAGCCAGTCTGCTCCTCCCCTCGAACCCCCATCTCTACATGTGGAGACCTGGTCCTCTCTCTGGAGTACCGGCCCGAATCGGAGAGGCTGCTGGTCACCATCATCACGGCCCGTGACATTCCTGACAAGGCTCGCAGTGGGATGGACTCTTGGCAGGTGCACATGGTCCTGCTGCCCTCCAAGAAGCAACGCCACAGGACGTCTGTGCAGAAAGGCTCACTGCCGCAGTTCAACGAGACGTTCCGCTTCTCCCGTTTAGAGCCGTCTGACCTGCAGCTGTCCGCCATCCGGTTCAGGCTGTACGCCGTGGGGGGGAGGATGTCCCGTGAGAGAATGATGGGGGAGAAGGTCCTTCGCCTAGGGGGGCTTGACACAGACAGGAGCACAATGGAGGTAACGCTGGTTCTGGAGCCCCGAAGTAATCTTAAG AGTTTGGACTCCCAGCTGAGTTTATCAGCTGTGTCTCAGAGTGACAGCGCCTCGTCCACTCAGTCCCTGACTCACGGTGGTGTCCCCGAGCTGCTGGTTGGTCTCTCCTACAACGCCACCACAGGACGCATGTCTGTGGAGCTCATCAAAGGGAGCCACTTCAGAAACCTGGCCATCAACAAACCTCCAG ACACGTACGGACGTCTGACTCTGCTGAACTCTGTGGGTCAGGAAATCTCTCGCTGTAAGACGTCGGTGCGCCGTGGACAGCCCAACCCCGTCTACAAGGAGACATTTGTCTTCCAGGTGGCTCTCTTCCAGCTGTCTGACGTCACGCTGCTGATCTCCATCTTCAACCGCCGCAGCATGAAACGCAAAGAGATGGTGGGCTGGGTGGCGCTGGGCCAGAACAGCAGCGGCGAGGAGGAACAGCTCCACTGGCTGGACATGAAGGAGAGCCACGGCCAGCAGGTCTGCCGCTGGCACGTCCTGCTGGAGGCGTAG